A single window of Halodesulfovibrio marinisediminis DSM 17456 DNA harbors:
- a CDS encoding response regulator, with product MLYTILLVDDEEGIRKILGLSLRDLGYTVYTAASGEEGIELFNKYEPEIVLTDIKMPGLSGLDLLDTFKFQAPDTEVIMITGHGDMELAIQSIKRNATDFITKPINEDALEIALKRAHERIDMRRQLNQYTCDLERLVDEQATQIVEQERQLAALQIAEGFADGLRTIVSNIDGGSMMFNQLPCFVSVHNANSEIISSNPLFNERIGPATGKPSWWAYKENDTHRPDSSPVERVLLSGDAQSSQEFITDKNGNKLPVQVNAVPILDNDGTIELVLELAADMTAVQNMQEELRITRHRYQQLFEESPSYISVQNKDLKIIANNRRFREDFGSSLGKSCYKLYAHRDTPCTKCPVMKTFEDGKPHQYETVITTKTGEQRNVLIWTAPICDVEGNIAEVMEMSTDITQLRALQDRLSTLGLLLGSTAHGIKGLLTALDGGIYRLGTGIKMDKPERVLDSFNDLTLLIDRLRKMVLDILHYAKERSLNWEVIILPNFVREIENIIRPKADARGVTFKCVAPEDGTIEADYSGLSSALVNILENAVDSCEASRSTAEYCVEFSVCTDGKTVDFTITDNGTGMTQETREKLFTLFFSSKGAAGTGIGLFVANQTVQQHGGTISVASEPGTGSSFAVHMHAVLPDHLKKEISEATG from the coding sequence ATGTTGTACACGATTCTGCTTGTGGATGATGAGGAAGGCATTCGGAAAATCTTAGGTCTGTCGCTGCGGGATCTGGGATACACTGTATACACAGCAGCCAGCGGCGAAGAAGGCATAGAGCTCTTCAACAAGTACGAGCCGGAAATCGTACTGACCGACATCAAGATGCCTGGCCTGAGCGGTCTCGACCTTCTTGATACATTCAAATTTCAGGCTCCGGATACGGAAGTCATCATGATCACGGGTCATGGTGACATGGAACTGGCTATCCAGAGCATCAAGCGTAACGCGACAGACTTCATTACTAAGCCTATCAACGAGGATGCGCTGGAAATTGCGCTCAAACGTGCGCATGAACGTATTGATATGCGTCGTCAGCTCAACCAGTACACGTGCGACCTTGAACGCCTTGTTGACGAACAGGCCACCCAGATTGTGGAACAGGAACGACAGCTTGCTGCACTGCAAATTGCAGAAGGCTTTGCGGATGGCTTGCGAACTATCGTAAGCAACATTGACGGCGGCTCTATGATGTTCAACCAGCTGCCATGTTTTGTTTCCGTACACAATGCCAACAGTGAAATTATCTCCAGCAATCCGCTCTTCAACGAACGAATAGGACCTGCTACCGGTAAGCCAAGCTGGTGGGCATACAAGGAGAATGATACCCACCGTCCTGACAGCTCGCCTGTAGAACGCGTTCTGCTTTCAGGTGATGCTCAGTCGTCACAGGAGTTCATCACAGATAAAAACGGTAACAAGCTGCCAGTACAGGTAAACGCTGTGCCAATTCTGGATAACGACGGCACCATTGAGCTGGTATTGGAATTGGCAGCAGACATGACCGCAGTACAAAATATGCAGGAAGAACTGCGTATCACTCGTCATCGCTACCAACAGCTTTTTGAAGAATCCCCGTCCTATATCAGCGTACAGAATAAAGATCTTAAAATTATCGCGAACAACAGACGATTCCGCGAAGACTTTGGAAGTTCACTCGGCAAAAGCTGTTACAAGCTTTACGCACATCGGGATACACCGTGCACTAAGTGTCCGGTAATGAAAACATTTGAAGACGGCAAACCTCACCAGTACGAAACCGTCATCACCACGAAGACAGGAGAACAACGCAACGTACTTATTTGGACTGCCCCCATTTGCGATGTGGAAGGCAATATTGCAGAAGTAATGGAAATGTCTACAGACATTACACAGCTTCGCGCCTTGCAGGACAGACTTTCAACTCTCGGGCTGCTGCTTGGTTCTACCGCACACGGCATAAAAGGTCTGCTTACAGCGTTGGATGGTGGCATCTACCGTCTTGGTACCGGCATAAAAATGGATAAGCCGGAACGCGTGCTGGACAGCTTTAATGACCTTACCCTTTTGATCGACCGCTTACGTAAAATGGTACTGGATATTCTGCACTACGCCAAAGAGCGCTCTTTGAACTGGGAAGTGATTATTCTGCCGAACTTTGTACGGGAAATTGAAAACATCATTCGTCCAAAAGCAGATGCAAGAGGCGTTACTTTCAAATGTGTTGCGCCGGAAGACGGCACTATTGAGGCTGACTACAGCGGCTTATCGTCCGCGTTGGTTAACATTTTGGAAAATGCTGTGGATTCCTGTGAAGCATCACGTTCAACAGCCGAATACTGTGTAGAATTTTCTGTATGCACAGATGGCAAAACGGTTGATTTTACTATTACCGACAACGGTACCGGCATGACACAGGAAACACGTGAAAAGCTGTTTACGCTCTTCTTCTCATCCAAAGGTGCTGCAGGAACCGGCATAGGACTGTTTGTAGCAAACCAGACAGTACAGCAACACGGCGGTACTATTTCAGTAGCCTCAGAACCGGGAACAGGCAGCAGCTTTGCAGTACACATGCATGCCGTACTTCCTGACCATCTAAAAAAAGAAATCTCCGAAGCAACAGGTTAA
- the divK gene encoding DVU0259 family response regulator domain-containing protein translates to MPHKVLVIDDDPYIVKYLIDILTDNGYATCSASNGAEGFEVLKREKPDLVTLDLEMPEEWGPRFYRKMSKEPGFEKTPVIVISGLPGIHLAIKNAVASLKKPFDPNALLEIIKGALAEKENA, encoded by the coding sequence ATGCCACACAAAGTCCTTGTAATTGATGACGATCCATATATTGTTAAATACCTCATCGATATTTTAACCGACAATGGCTACGCAACATGCTCAGCGTCCAACGGTGCCGAAGGCTTCGAAGTGCTGAAACGCGAAAAGCCGGATCTCGTAACTCTTGATCTGGAAATGCCGGAAGAATGGGGCCCACGCTTCTACCGCAAAATGTCAAAAGAACCGGGCTTCGAAAAGACTCCGGTTATCGTGATCAGCGGCCTCCCGGGCATTCATCTCGCTATTAAAAACGCTGTTGCGTCCCTGAAAAAACCTTTCGACCCCAATGCACTCCTTGAAATCATCAAAGGTGCACTGGCTGAAAAAGAAAACGCTTAA
- a CDS encoding response regulator yields MHTPRVLVVDDELSFRLFLKTLFETSGMRVESARNGSEGYDKARANKPSLIVLDVMMPEWGGINMYRRIRTTPELADVPVVMLSAVAPEGFTHALNMIGISEKELPPPEAYVEKPPSPDELLATVRGLLKQSVSE; encoded by the coding sequence ATGCATACACCGCGCGTACTTGTAGTAGATGACGAACTCAGTTTCAGGCTGTTCTTAAAAACGCTGTTCGAAACAAGTGGCATGCGGGTAGAAAGTGCCCGTAACGGCAGTGAAGGTTACGATAAAGCGCGCGCTAACAAGCCATCGTTAATCGTGCTTGATGTGATGATGCCCGAATGGGGCGGAATCAATATGTACCGGAGAATTAGAACAACGCCGGAATTGGCAGATGTACCGGTAGTGATGCTTTCCGCAGTGGCTCCTGAGGGTTTTACCCATGCCCTTAACATGATAGGCATATCGGAAAAGGAACTTCCTCCACCCGAAGCCTATGTGGAAAAACCGCCAAGCCCTGATGAGCTCCTTGCTACAGTTCGTGGTCTGCTTAAACAGAGTGTTTCCGAATAA